In a single window of the Candidatus Methylomirabilota bacterium genome:
- a CDS encoding methyltransferase domain-containing protein, which translates to MSAPHCDPFREADAQPDPEQLAAALELRGRNASHTRLTRRFLAFTGVKAGDRVLEVGCGTGVVLRALAARVGPRGRVVGVDPSRTMLAAAARILKPRLRRRSIVLRAGDGARLPFGTDRFDATLALTVLLHVADPLAVVKEMTRVTRPDGVVGVQDQDFGTVAMTHPDRALTGRIMDGVAGRMYEEPWSGRRLPALLLAAGLERVRLQTAVFQDTTLEPYTKRFLERRAENAVRFGIVDASTAQRWLDDTTAVVAAGAFVLTVNYYGAVGVKPGRPRGRKRR; encoded by the coding sequence ATGAGCGCGCCCCATTGCGATCCGTTTCGGGAGGCCGACGCCCAGCCCGATCCCGAGCAACTGGCCGCCGCCCTGGAGCTCCGCGGGCGAAACGCCAGCCATACTCGGCTGACCCGTCGGTTTCTCGCCTTCACCGGCGTGAAGGCCGGGGACAGGGTGCTGGAGGTCGGTTGTGGAACCGGCGTCGTGCTCCGGGCCCTGGCCGCCCGGGTAGGCCCGCGCGGTCGGGTGGTCGGCGTCGATCCCAGCCGGACGATGCTCGCGGCCGCGGCGCGCATCCTGAAACCGCGCCTCCGGCGTCGCTCCATCGTGCTGCGCGCCGGCGACGGCGCGCGGCTGCCGTTCGGGACGGACCGCTTCGACGCCACGCTGGCCCTCACGGTGCTGCTCCACGTCGCCGATCCGCTGGCCGTGGTGAAGGAGATGACGCGCGTGACCCGACCGGACGGCGTGGTCGGGGTTCAGGACCAGGATTTCGGCACCGTGGCCATGACGCATCCCGATCGGGCGCTCACCGGGCGCATCATGGACGGCGTCGCCGGCCGGATGTACGAAGAGCCCTGGAGCGGCCGGCGCCTGCCCGCACTGCTGCTCGCAGCTGGCCTGGAACGGGTCCGCCTGCAGACCGCGGTCTTCCAGGACACCACGCTGGAGCCGTACACCAAGCGCTTCCTGGAACGCCGGGCCGAAAATGCCGTGCGCTTCGGCATCGTCGACGCGTCGACCGCCCAGCGCTGGCTCGATGACACCACCGCGGTCGTCGCCGCCGGCGCCTTCGTGCTGACCGTGAACTATTACGGCGCCGTCGGCGTGAAGCCCGGCCGTCCACGCGGGAGGAAGCGCCGATGA